GCCAAGGGATTAGGCTTTTGTTTTATATGTAGACCACCCACCTCCACCATATTGGGCACATAGGGTCTAGGTGCTCTCAGAGTGAAGTGATCATTGAGCAACACCAAGGAGACATTTCTGCGGGCCTCGTCAAACCCTATTTGGGCATTGGGAAAGTATTTCTTGTACAGCTGCTCTTGATGAGGTAACAAGAAGAAGTTGAAGCACAAACGATCAATAAATTCGGTGCCAAAATTTATGGTCCTTTCGATGAGTGACATATGATTGCCATATGACAAACTCATATAGGGAATGTAGGAGAGTGGCAAGGGATTGCCCACCAAATAGTCAATGAAATGTATGGTGCCAAAAGTGGCCACTGATACGATGGGGGCTTTGAAAACTTCTCCCAAGCCCAGCAAAGCATCGGTTCCCAAGACCTCGACGATGAGTAAATCAAAACTGGATTCTTGCACAAGTTGTTGCACTTGggcattttcaaaaatattcgatACCACCAAACTGCCAATTTTAGAAAATTGcatgatttcttcaaaatagGATTTGGATTGACCCTCAGCAGCTTCAGTCATCATATCTGAAAATAAaggataagaaaaaaaaattatttctttgttaaaaaaaataatctcatCAAACACTTGCAAACCTTCAAAAACCTTGATATTCTCCATAATTGGCACATCTCGAAAGTTTTTCAAAGGCTCTTTTTGGGGGAATGTAGAAATTGAGGTGACTTCATGACCTCTTTCAGCCAAAGCCTTCAGTAGGGGTTCTATAAATATATACTGCGATGGTCCTGGATAGGGAAAGACAGACAGTATTCTTGCTCCTTCGATCGCAAGACTATTCAAAATGGCTGCACCAATGTAAAAGGCAGCAAATTTCATTTTGCTTTTGGCAGTGAACGAGTGTAGCGTTCGATAGGCAACACCAAACTGCCCTCAAATGCTGAATTTCTTGCTTTCAGTCTGTCTTTCTTATCTTTGGCAAACAGTTAACAGTTTTCAATGACTAAAGTGCATATTTCgatagattttcttttcaagGAAATTCAAAAGATAACGACCTCTCTTAAAGTTACAATGACTTGCAGGTATGCTTATCATGGGTATTACTAAAATGACCTATGAAAACTTATCTGCTTTGGCGGTTTTTGTATTTAGACGTTCAACAGCATAGTAACGTGCTGCGGTTTATTGGCCTTATCAGCAATAGTTTTTACTCAACTACTCATAAATGATATGAATGAAATGaggagtaacaagtaaaagcgtgctaagttcggccgggccgaatcttatataccctccaccatggatcgcatttggcgagttcttttcccggcaactcttcttaggcaaaaacaagtaaaaaggcgttaagttcggccgggccgaaatttggatacccaccacctcggatatatatgtgacctttcctcaaaatccggtgcaaaattcataccttatgccccatagcagctacgttccgatttggaccagatactaataagtaaatgtTATTGttgaattgtatataacaaaatattgtcttttaagtagttatatctaaaaataaaccaatctgaactatataccacacggatgtcgaaaagcataacataagtaagtgtgtcaaatttcagtgcaatcggattaaaaatgcgccttttatggggccaagactttaaatcgagagatcgatttatatggcagctatatgcaaatcttaatcgatctcgaccaaattgtagaaatatgtggaggggcttaacttaactctttgtcccaaatttcggcaacatcggacaataaatgcgctttttatggccccaaaacctaaaaccgagagatcagtctatatggcagctatatccaaatttggaccgatttgagccaaattgacggaggatgttgaagggtctaatataactcactgtcccaaaatttctcaaaatcggataataaatgtggcttttatgagcctaagaccctaaattggagaatcggtctatatggcagctatatccaaatctgaaccgatctgagccatattgacggacgatgtcgaagggcctaacacaactcaatgtctcaaatttcagcaaaatcggataataaatgtagcttttatgggtctatgaccctaaatcggagggtccgtctatatggcagctatatcaaaatctaaaccgatctgagccatattgacggaagatgtcgaagggcctaacacaactcactgtcccgaatttcagcaaaattggaaaataaatgtggcttttatgggcctaagaccctaaattggaggatcggtctatatggcagctatatccaaatctggaccgatctgggccaaatggacggaggatgtcgaagggcctaacacaactcactgtcccaaatttcagcaaaatcggataataaatgtggcctttattggcctaagaccctaaatcggctgatcggtctatatgggggctatatcaagatatagtccgatatagcccatcttcgaacttaacctgcttatgggcaaaaaaagaacctgtgctcatcatcagctcaatatctctatttttgaagactgtagcgtgatttcaacagacagacggacagacgtacggacatgtctagatcgtcttagatttttacgctgatcaagaatatatatactttaagggatcggaattggatatttcgatgtgttgcaaacggaatgacaaaatgaatatacccccatccgtcggtggtgggtataaaaaaagataacAAAAAGATTTATTCTGCTATCAGAGCGACACCACGATATGGTctgaccacaattcaattatatcttggagacctgtgtaaaatgtcagccaattcgaataagaattgcgccctttgggggatcaagaagtaaactagagagatcgatttatatgggagctgtatcgggctatagaccgattcagaccataataaacacgtatgtcgatggtcaagagaggatccgtcgtacaaaatttcaggcaaatcggatcataattgcgacttctagaggctcaagaagtcaagctcccagatcggtttatattgcagctatatcaggttatgatccgatttgaaccatacttggcacagttgttggatatcataacaaaacacgttgtgcaaaatttcattccaatcggataagaattgcgcactctagaggcttaagaagtcaagaccaaacatcggttcatatggcagctatatcaggttatgaaccgatttcaaccatacttggcacaattgttggatatcataagaaaacacgttgtgcgaaatttcattccgatcggataaaaattgcgtcctctagaggctccagaagtcaagacccaagattggattatatggcacctatattaggttattgaccaatttgaaccatacattgcaaagttgttggatatcatagcaaaatactttgtgcaaaatttcagtcaaatcggataagaattgcgtcttctagaggctaaagaagtcaagacccaagattggattatatggcagctatatcaagttatggacagaattgatccatacttagcacagttgttataagtgatactaaaacactatgtgcataatttcagccaaatcggaaaggaattgcgccctctagaggctcaagaagtaaaatggggagttCGATTTacgtgggagctgtatcaggctatagaccgattcggaccgcatttgacacgtacattggaggttatgggagaagccgttgttcaaaatttcagccaaatttcaaattggattataattacgccctctagaggctcaagaagtcaagacccaagatcggtttatatggcagctgtatcaaaacatgaaccgagttggcccatttacaatcccaaccgacctacactaataaaaagtatttgtgcaaaatttcaagctgctagctttactccttcgaaagttagcgtgctttcgacagacggacggacgggcggacagacggatggacagacagacggacggacagtcagacggacggacatggctagatcgacataaaatgtggcgacgatcaagaatatatatatactttatggggtctcagacgaatatttggagtagttacaaacagaatgacgaaattagtatactccccatcctatggtggagggtttaattAGATACTTGCAAATGGAAGTTTTGGTAATCTTGGGGTTAATCTTTTGTCTAAACAGGCGGTATTTCATGAATTAACGAGTGAGCCTCATACTTGTTTACAAGTTGGCGACAAAAGTTATCAGAACAAGTTACCGTAGCTAGAGACACCAACAAGTATCACGGTCAATGAGTATGATTTTAAAAACAACCAGGCCCGGTGGCTACGCACATGGTTGTTAGCCAGCCAGCAACGACagcgaacacacacacacggttgttggataggCAAATGCCTCTGTTTATGCGTTGATCAGCCCACAACTACCATGCACATGGCTTGGGTTAGGCAAGAGCCCCTTCAAACACTTTTGATAACTTTTGCCGAGCTTTCGTGCACCCCCTACATGCTCGTTTTTCCGCATTTCTCTGCTGCGAGCATACACACAGACACGAGCTATAAAAAGGGCAAACACTGGGTTTGGGGGCGGCTGCTGCCGTGGTGAGTTTGGCAGAGATGCCGTGATAGACTTAAAGATTGAAAGGAAGGGAGTTGTGGGCAAAAGAGGTTAGGAGTGGAGGTGTGCAAATGAATCGTGAGTATTCGTGTCACGCCAAATAACGCGTGAGTCACTTGATTCGTTAGTGAGATCCAATTCCAATCATGTGAGTAGAGCCAAAGTGTACAGTGACAAGGACGAGTGAAATTGTTTGCGAGAATAAATCGCCATTACCATTGACACCATCCAACGTTACATTCGTGAATAACCCGCGAACTTTCGCCAACAGTGCACTTTCGTAGTCACTGCACCGTACAATCCCCAAgagttattgttgtagcagtgtgttgcgcTCTATTTTTCGTCTGTTAGGTTCTGCTATACATCGAGATCCAATAATTCTGCCACTAAGGTTGGATGTGTTCATAGGTTTCTTGCTCTGAGTCAAGTGGGTTAGTCAAAAATGTGTCGTATGCTGTGTGGGGGGCCAGGTCACAATCGATACACACATCCTGCAAGTTAGCATCAATCCTagttctgtaggaattgaggtggctgcatctACTAAGTCGaaattgagccaaaactactctggttttTCGGGGGAGgacaatttcttcaggtgcagtgGGTGGCGATCGTTCtacaaggaccacattcacacTGTAGCTATTggccgcatctgctaccgtatctgcatgaatgttgtctagacccaattgatctagaggttctctcttatagcgctgaacttcacgctctagatcatgtagatccactTTAAGGCTTTAAGGCTTCCACTATATGACGAAGTTCATGGTCCCTGCGATAAGGTTTACCAGAAGGTAAAGCTTTGACAGCATGCAAATATGTCTTCGCACGGTAGGATCTTTGCctcctgatgaaggtggtccacatgagaactgaggagacaaccGGGGGTGGTCGATTTCTTTAGGTTTAATGGGTGGCCGTCATTCTCCTTTataccgatttcgccgaaatttgggacagtgagttatgttatgcccttcgacatttttctgaagccttgcccaaatcggtccaaatttggatatatctaccatatagaccgatatctcgatttaaagttttggccccataaaagacgcgaaatttgacacggtgacttatgttaggcttttcgaattccgtgtcgtatatggttcagatcggtttatttttatatgtagatacttaaaaagaccaatattttgttatacacaatttaacaatgacttgtacttataaatatttggtccaaatcggaacatatttcgatgtgactgctatggggcataaggtatgcatttttcaccggcttttgacgaaagatggtttacatatattacccgagatggtgggtattcaaagtacgtctcggccgaacttaacgcctttttacttgttgagttgTAATAAAATGGGATAACTTATATATCCATAATATATCCGGGTACAGTCGAACTTTacatatttttacttgtttagtttctCTGCCATGCCTTAGAGAAACCGTGCAGAGATTTtcacacatgcgatccatggtagagggtacataagattcggcctagccgaatacagcacatttttacttgttatgtatcGAAAGAGACACCGGGTAAGcaaattgacaaatgcgatccatggtggagggtacataaagTTTGTCACTACCAAATCTaaaacgcttttactagttCTAATATTTCTTTGTATGgtatcaaattttaattaattttttttttgttgcattttgacattgaaatgaattttgtgCGATAATAAAGTTTAACCAACATTTTTAATGGCCTAATCAAAACCAAAAGGTAAAGCAGTGATTATATTTCAAGGGTAACACCACGCTAATATGACCTAGAAATCGACAGACATTTTTTATAACTACGgataaaaccgcatttattttGGCAGGGCCGgcttttgaatacccaccatcacggatcttttttaattattaacgatcaactattgggttgcccaaaaattaattgcggattttttatatagtcggcgttgacaaattttttcacagcttgtgactctgtagttgcattctttcttctgtcagttatcagctgtatcttttagcttgctttagaaaaaaaagtgtaaaaaaatacatatatttaattaaagttcgttctaagttttattaaaaacgcatttactttctttaaaaaattcgcaattactttttgggcaacccaatatattcagtTATCACAATAGtattaaatcggaacatatttggaaatagtctttatatagaccgatctctcgattaagggtatgggccccattaaaggagcatttgttacccaattttGGAAAATAAGATCTGTTCGACCTTTCGATATTTGTGCCGGGTATTGTTAAGATCGTAACATACTTAGATATgagtagctgtcatatagactgatctcccgatttaatgtatTTCACACAtaaaaagtgtgtgtgtgtgggtcgGAATTCGTTTAAATTTGGATCACTCTATCATAATTTTTGCAGTATTGGTTCGAGGATGCGGTACATAGCATTATATATTGaaatagccctcatatagaccgatgtaccgACTTATGGTCCTCGTCCATAAATTGTTacagttttatacccaccaccgaaggatgggggtatttattatacgatttggcagaagtttgggacagtgagttgtgttaggctcttcgacatccttcttcaatttggctcagttcgtttcagttttcgatatagctgccatacagacccatccgccgatttagggtcctaggcccataaaagccacatttattgtccgattttactcattcaatttggcctagatcggtccagatttggatatagctgccatatagactgatccctcgatttaaggttttggggccataaaaggcgtatttattctccgattttgccgaaatttgtgacagtgagttgtgttagcctcttcgaaatttttctgaaactcgGCCCACATCAGtcaagattaagatatagctgtcatatagaccgatatctcggtttaaagccttggccccattaaGGGCgcacatataatccgatttccctgaaatttgacactgtgactaatatgaggcttttcgacatccgcgtcgtatatgagaccaatattttgttatacacaattgaacaatgacttttagttataagtatttgatccaaattggaACAGAGGGCGCATTTGGCACGTGCTGTTTTtgtatcaattccaacaactgcgtttagcatgattcaaatcggtacataacctgatatagctgccatataaaccgatctgcgatctcgacttcttgagcctctagaggtcgcaattgttagcataacagttcttattcaatattttttgtttgcctgaaaagaggtaccgcgcatagaactcgacaaatgcgatccatggtggagggtatataagattcgacccttagcacgctctttctttttttttaattttggtaaaACAGTATGATAACATATTGTAGTTCTAAACACAACAAGCAAATATAAACAAGCAGTATCAACTTCCAAAgtgtaggggggggggggggggggggggggggggggcttaaTAAAAATATACTATACTTGTATGCACAATCTAAATATTTGGCCATAAAAGCTGGTTAAAAGAtagaaattcattaaatttcagttatttttcagacaccgtctCAATCAGTCAGAGCAGAATGAGATTTTTGACAATAGTACCTCTTTCCTTAATATTGGTGACATGGCCTTTAGGTGACTCAGTGCAAGGCTCAAAAATCCTATCTGTATTTCCCTTTCCAGGGAAATCTcagtatatatttattttgccaCTTTTACATAATTTGGCCGAGAAGGGTCATGAAGTCACTTCAATTTCGGTTTTTCCTCAAGACAAGCCAATGAAAAATTTTCGAGACATAATTATAAATGAAAATGCCAAAATATATGAAGGTAAGCTATAGAGATTATTTAAAGATATGATACACCACCCCATTTTTTCCAGGTTATACTGAAGAAGCTGCCCTAGGTCTCAACAAATCAATATTGGAGGAGCTTCTGGATTTTCTATCATGGGCGAGCAGGCGCTGTCAAATGTCTTTGAACACCCAAAAGTAAAGGAAATAATGAAAAGCGAAACTTTTGATCTTGTGATAATGGAAATAATTGGTACTGAAGCCCTATTGGGTTTGGGACAACACTTTCAGGCCCCAACTATAGCCGTATCCACTTTTCCCGCAATGCATTTTATAGACTACCTTGTGGGCAATCCTTCACCCTCTTCGTATATACCACACATAAGCATACCATATGGCAACCATATGTCCTTCAGGCAAAGAGTTGCCAATATTTTGGCAGAAATCCAAGACGTATTAAGCCACCGATACTATGTTCTGCCCAAGCAAAGAAATctctatgaaaaatatttccCCTCAGCTGAGCTAAATTTTGATGAGGCCCGCCGTAATGTCTCTTTGGTGTTGGTGAATGATCACTTTACGCTACGCCACCCTAGGCCTTGTGTGCCCAACATGATTGAGGTTGGAGGTCTGCACATAAAACAGCAGCCAAATAGTTTGTCACAAGAACTTCAAGAATTTCTCGACACTGCTACCGAAGGTGCCATCTACTTTTCTTTGGGTTCCAATGTGAAAAGCAAAGACCTGCCACAGGAAACCCAGCAAGCCATTCTTGAGAGTTTTCGTGATTTGAAAATCAAagttttgtggaaatttgaGGGAGAGAATTTACCAAATAAACCAGCCAATGTTCTCATACGCAAATGGTTTGATCAGCAATCCGTTTTGGCCCACCCTAATGTTAAAATGTTCATTTCGCATGGTGGTTTCTTGAGTACTACTGAAACCATATTTCATGGCAAGCCAGTGCTGGCAATTCCCATATTGGGCGATCAACCAATGAATGCTAAAAATGCGGTAACTGCAGGTTTTGCATTATCGATGGAGTTGAGTGAAATCTCGAAAGAAAACTTTACCAAATCCATTAGAGAAGTCTGGACCAAGCCCAAGTATTCAGAAGCAGCCAAGCGACTATCTCAACGTTTTCGAGATAAACCAATGACACCTATGGATACGGCCTTGTACTGGGTTGAATATGTATTGCGCAACAAGGGAGCTCCGTATATGCGAAATGCTGGACAGGACTTAACATTTATGGAGTTTCACAATTTGGATGTTTACATTGTGATATCAGTCATAATACTGACTTCTTTTGTTATTGTAattcaagttttttgtttgttgcaaaGATTGGTTTTAAGAACATTCAAACAGCCTAAAATAAAGAGAAATTAAAAGGTTTGCAAATGAAGGCTAatgaaccaattaaaaaattcaaacaataGAAACTGGTTAACACTGGGGTGCACGGGACTGTATGGCAGCTTACAAATGGGCAGAAGCGAGATTAGCTATACATgtatatcttcttcttcttcttctttcttacaTATACAAAtgaatatgtgtttgtttgtttcgtatagacacaaaaacggctgagccgattaccttgaaattgtcAAAGATTGTGTAGAtgggtctggaaggaaacataggctatataattttttgataccagaaggggaggcggaccctccccctcatcccaaaagtactacccaaaaataaaagtgtgccgatcaagacaatatgggactcaaatgaaaggtattctgaggtagagtacgaatttcatactaaaaactgggtccaagtaactggggggccgccccaattccaaaacaccctaaaataggatgattggacgagcatggcaatatgggactcaaatgaaatgtatacgggagtacattacgaatatagtcaggaagaagaaataggctttatgattttttgatatcggaaggggcggaccctcccccgttacctcaaaaacaccacccaaaatcaaaagaggacctttaaggacaatatggatatcaaatgaaaggtattgaagagtagaataagaatatggtattaaaaattgggtcttaGTACCCAGTAAGTCGTCCTAAtgccaaaacttctaaaagcaggcaaattgaacgttcatatcaatatggggttcaaatgaaaggttttcggtagtagattacgaatctggcatacaaaatcacaaACGAAGTGCAGCGGGTCACCTCACCCCCCTAAAACCcttatcatgactatatgggactccgtttgtttgtttgtaccgtagaatcaaaatcggctgaaccgattttcttaaaatgttcacagattgtgtagggtTTTTTAgatggaaacataggttatataatttttatacccaccaccgaaggatgggggtatattcattttgtcattgcgtttgcaacacatcgaaatattcatttccgactcaataaagtat
This Stomoxys calcitrans chromosome 2, idStoCalc2.1, whole genome shotgun sequence DNA region includes the following protein-coding sequences:
- the LOC106091795 gene encoding UDP-glucosyltransferase 2; this translates as MKFAAFYIGAAILNSLAIEGARILSVFPYPGPSQYIFIEPLLKALAERGHEVTSISTFPQKEPLKNFRDVPIMENIKVFEDMMTEAAEGQSKSYFEEIMQFSKIGSLVVSNIFENAQVQQLVQESSFDLLIVEVLGTDALLGLGEVFKAPIVSVATFGTIHFIDYLVGNPLPLSYIPYMSLSYGNHMSLIERTINFGTEFIDRLCFNFFLLPHQEQLYKKYFPNAQIGFDEARRNVSLVLLNDHFTLRAPRPYVPNMVEVGGLHIKQKPNPLARDLQEFLDNAKEGAIYFSMGSNIKSKDLPPQTLKKILDVFRELKVKVLWKFEDENLPNKPDNVLVRKWFNQPSILAHPNVKLFISHGGYLSTTETIFHGKPVLGLPVIADQFMNIKNAIKSGYALQLRLDDLTRENFKESIEKLWNNPKYYEAAQRLSKRFRDQPLTPLETAIYWVEYVIRNEGAPYMRNAGQDLSFLEYHNLDVYLLLAMGMFLLIALMACFVRCLRNMCCKSKPKKSKVKKN
- the LOC106091794 gene encoding LOW QUALITY PROTEIN: UDP-glucosyltransferase 2 (The sequence of the model RefSeq protein was modified relative to this genomic sequence to represent the inferred CDS: deleted 2 bases in 1 codon), whose product is MRFLTIVPLSLILVTWPLGDSVQGSKILSVFPFPGKSQYIFILPLLHNLAEKGHEVTSISVFPQDKPMKNFRDIIINENAKIYEGYTEEAALGLNKSILEELLDFLSWASRRCQMSEHPKVKEIMKSETFDLVIMEIIGTEALLGLGQHFQAPTIAVSTFPAMHFIDYLVGNPSPSSYIPHISIPYGNHMSFRQRVANILAEIQDVLSHRYYVLPKQRNLYEKYFPSAELNFDEARRNVSLVLVNDHFTLRHPRPCVPNMIEVGGLHIKQQPNSLSQELQEFLDTATEGAIYFSLGSNVKSKDLPQETQQAILESFRDLKIKVLWKFEGENLPNKPANVLIRKWFDQQSVLAHPNVKMFISHGGFLSTTETIFHGKPVLAIPILGDQPMNAKNAVTAGFALSMELSEISKENFTKSIREVWTKPKYSEAAKRLSQRFRDKPMTPMDTALYWVEYVLRNKGAPYMRNAGQDLTFMEFHNLDVYIVISVIILTSFVIVIQVFCLLQRLVLRTFKQPKIKRN